Proteins from a genomic interval of Sinobacterium caligoides:
- a CDS encoding hybrid sensor histidine kinase/response regulator — MCKTFYTIITLLLSLFGVFSHAGVIALEDGQSYVLSPELEYSVDSSGAVTAQQLYTDPTLLNFRPLLDFATPATKEVVWFRVSLQNTEENQQDYIINFNDVLFEELELNYLLQGELVQQRAGLNYAFSQWPIQHQFVAMPLTIAAGDSIELYFKIYTTNTPLIYPVISSTTEFAVNTSKSLIISLLFLGVGFGICIFMAIFVPIAMPNAQAYGFLVYLVLSILTIMGFSGVFQYLLDDSPEWHKFLMIVLLGLNFISMMAMVNLFFRVYQLNRWLHGCYLSMSATVLITISCYYWLGGYETMIRLMVVMIFSVYVLLIFTSVLKIYQGYPNAGRFLFAMVIYFCSCSYAIFASYGYLPYSPLIRHSVGFGIIIQSIIVCWTIAVMASVEKERALKLAQEVAIAKAASQEKSDLLATMSHEIRTPVNGVLGMAQMLESTQQSVQQAHFTRVILNSGNMLLAVISDILDFSKIEAGKMELEHEPFNLRAVADYTETIFTSQSLSKSIEFTVHLADDCPVDLCGDTIRLQQVLNNLLSNAFKFTERGKINVYMGLLSRQEDRVMLIFSIFDTGIGIAKPMQSQLFDAFVQADRSTTRTYGGTGLGLSISQRLVRMMGGKIGVNSELGRGSEFWFTASFQLVSDRVAYRGQEALYRGSTQSSLSTEAGEGAEIKLLVAEDNPVNQQVIIAMLNKLGVVPTMVDDGQQALEQYQRQSPVLKAVIMDLEMPHKDGYAATREIRQLEQRDDLPAIPIIAITANVMDDNILRCYEAGMNEVLTKPVRLVELERVLKKFAVLEVC; from the coding sequence ATGTGCAAAACGTTTTATACGATCATCACCCTATTGCTGTCGCTGTTCGGCGTTTTTAGTCACGCCGGTGTTATAGCGCTTGAGGATGGGCAGAGCTACGTGCTCTCACCCGAGCTGGAATACAGTGTCGATAGCAGTGGCGCAGTGACGGCACAGCAGCTCTATACTGACCCTACTTTACTGAACTTCCGTCCACTGTTGGATTTCGCTACCCCGGCGACTAAAGAGGTGGTCTGGTTTCGCGTATCGCTACAGAATACGGAGGAAAATCAGCAGGACTACATCATTAACTTTAATGATGTTTTGTTCGAAGAGTTGGAGCTAAATTATCTCCTCCAAGGTGAACTTGTGCAGCAGCGGGCGGGCTTAAACTACGCGTTTTCCCAGTGGCCGATACAGCACCAATTTGTGGCTATGCCGCTGACGATTGCCGCTGGTGACAGCATTGAGCTGTATTTTAAAATCTATACAACCAATACGCCGCTTATCTACCCGGTGATTAGCTCGACCACGGAGTTTGCTGTTAATACCTCGAAGTCATTGATCATCAGCCTGTTGTTTCTGGGGGTCGGCTTTGGCATCTGTATTTTCATGGCGATATTCGTGCCTATTGCCATGCCTAATGCGCAAGCCTATGGTTTTCTTGTCTACCTGGTGTTATCGATACTGACGATCATGGGTTTCTCGGGGGTCTTTCAGTATTTGCTGGACGATAGTCCCGAATGGCATAAGTTTCTTATGATCGTGTTGTTGGGGTTAAATTTTATTAGCATGATGGCGATGGTTAACCTCTTTTTCAGAGTCTATCAGTTGAATCGATGGCTACATGGCTGCTATCTGTCAATGTCGGCCACTGTTCTCATCACGATCAGCTGTTACTACTGGCTCGGTGGCTACGAGACAATGATCCGCCTGATGGTGGTGATGATCTTTAGTGTCTATGTTTTATTGATATTTACCTCAGTGTTAAAGATCTACCAGGGTTACCCGAATGCGGGGCGATTCCTATTTGCAATGGTGATCTATTTCTGTAGCTGTTCCTATGCCATTTTTGCCTCATATGGTTATCTACCCTACAGCCCGTTGATTCGTCATAGCGTCGGCTTCGGTATTATTATTCAATCGATCATCGTCTGCTGGACTATTGCGGTGATGGCGTCAGTGGAGAAAGAGCGAGCGTTAAAGCTTGCCCAGGAAGTGGCCATCGCCAAGGCCGCAAGCCAAGAAAAAAGTGATTTGTTGGCTACCATGAGCCATGAAATACGCACACCGGTCAACGGGGTATTGGGGATGGCGCAGATGCTGGAGTCAACCCAGCAGTCGGTGCAACAGGCGCATTTTACTCGCGTAATTTTGAATTCAGGCAATATGTTATTGGCAGTGATTAGTGACATCCTCGACTTTTCTAAGATCGAGGCGGGAAAGATGGAGCTGGAGCATGAGCCGTTTAACCTGCGTGCTGTGGCCGATTACACCGAAACTATTTTTACCAGTCAGTCACTGAGTAAGTCGATTGAGTTTACCGTGCACCTTGCCGACGACTGCCCCGTCGATTTGTGTGGCGATACGATACGCTTGCAGCAGGTTCTGAACAACCTGCTTAGTAATGCCTTCAAGTTCACCGAGCGGGGCAAAATTAACGTCTATATGGGGTTGCTGAGCCGTCAGGAGGATAGAGTCATGCTCATTTTCAGCATCTTCGATACGGGTATCGGTATTGCGAAGCCTATGCAGTCACAGTTGTTTGATGCCTTCGTACAGGCCGACCGATCGACGACGAGAACCTATGGTGGAACGGGGCTAGGGCTCTCTATTAGTCAGCGCCTAGTGCGTATGATGGGGGGTAAGATTGGTGTTAATAGCGAGCTGGGCAGAGGATCCGAATTCTGGTTTACAGCCAGCTTTCAGCTAGTGAGTGATCGCGTTGCCTATCGAGGGCAGGAGGCGCTTTATCGTGGCTCGACACAGAGTTCTCTGTCTACTGAGGCGGGCGAAGGCGCGGAGATTAAGCTGTTAGTTGCCGAGGATAACCCGGTCAATCAACAAGTCATTATCGCTATGCTGAATAAGTTAGGGGTTGTGCCGACGATGGTTGATGATGGACAGCAGGCGCTGGAGCAATATCAGCGACAATCGCCTGTTTTGAAAGCGGTAATCATGGATCTAGAAATGCCTCATAAGGACGGTTACGCTGCAACACGGGAGATTCGACAGCTTGAGCAGCGTGACGACCTGCCCGCCATACCGATTATAGCTATTACTGCGAATGTCATGGACGATAATATTCTGCGTTGCTATGAAGCGGGTATGAATGAGGTGCTTACTAAGCCTGTGCGACTCGTAGAGCTCGAGCGAGTGCTGAAGAAGTTCGCAGTATTGGAGGTGTGTTAA
- the folX gene encoding dihydroneopterin triphosphate 2'-epimerase — MQISNAIIKITNLRLRTFIGFNEEERQKQQDIVINVEIHYPTCDALQSDVVESALNYKTITKSLIKHVEEGRFLLLEKLVGDLLAICMEHSSVNFARVTVDKPHALRFADSVSLTFESER; from the coding sequence ATGCAGATTAGTAACGCCATTATTAAGATCACCAATTTGCGACTACGAACCTTTATTGGTTTCAACGAAGAGGAGCGACAGAAACAGCAGGATATTGTCATCAACGTGGAAATTCACTACCCCACCTGTGATGCACTACAGAGCGATGTCGTCGAGTCGGCACTCAACTATAAGACGATAACCAAGAGCCTTATTAAGCATGTCGAGGAAGGACGTTTTTTATTGTTGGAAAAGCTGGTCGGCGATCTATTGGCGATCTGTATGGAGCATAGCAGCGTTAATTTTGCCCGGGTGACCGTTGATAAGCCCCATGCACTGCGCTTTGCTGATTCGGTATCGTTGACCTTTGAGTCGGAGCGTTAG
- a CDS encoding cystatin domain-containing protein, protein MLRNKIALSTCCLLALAACSSQSPATSQPTSPAKDLPSCEAMKGMMGGWRDSKVTPTAQAALDSVLSQMNTTLKLKKITKVRSQVVAGMNYAIEFEFDNGEVWHTTVYHSLADEFTMTQAAAPGPLPAICR, encoded by the coding sequence ATGTTACGTAATAAAATTGCTTTATCCACCTGCTGTCTGCTCGCCCTCGCCGCCTGTAGCAGCCAAAGCCCTGCAACGAGTCAGCCTACAAGCCCAGCGAAAGACCTCCCCAGCTGTGAAGCAATGAAGGGCATGATGGGTGGTTGGCGAGATAGCAAAGTCACACCCACCGCACAAGCCGCCCTCGACAGCGTCTTGAGCCAAATGAACACCACGCTCAAACTGAAAAAGATTACCAAGGTACGCTCTCAGGTCGTTGCAGGCATGAACTATGCTATCGAGTTTGAGTTCGACAATGGCGAAGTTTGGCACACGACGGTCTATCACTCGCTAGCCGACGAATTTACCATGACCCAGGCCGCGGCGCCCGGCCCATTACCCGCTATCTGCCGTTAA
- a CDS encoding limonene-1,2-epoxide hydrolase family protein, with protein sequence MIDRVKAPECVENIALVKDFIAAIMRNEKAEILAFFAEQACYHNIPMEPRQGREEIWQELSIIHSLASAIDWQLHHIGSGEGGCVFTERSDRYQVRGQWVSFKVMGIFEIVDGRIMHWRDYFDLQQCMQQLS encoded by the coding sequence ATGATTGACCGTGTTAAAGCCCCCGAATGCGTGGAAAATATTGCCTTGGTTAAAGACTTTATTGCGGCAATCATGCGCAACGAGAAGGCCGAAATACTGGCCTTTTTTGCCGAGCAAGCCTGCTACCACAACATACCGATGGAGCCGCGCCAAGGGCGAGAGGAAATTTGGCAGGAGCTATCCATCATTCACAGCTTGGCGAGCGCGATTGATTGGCAGTTGCATCATATTGGCAGTGGTGAAGGGGGTTGTGTTTTTACTGAGCGCAGCGACCGTTATCAAGTGCGTGGCCAGTGGGTCAGCTTTAAGGTCATGGGCATATTTGAAATTGTTGATGGCCGAATTATGCACTGGCGAGACTATTTCGACTTACAGCAGTGTATGCAGCAGTTGAGTTAG
- a CDS encoding VF530 family DNA-binding protein, whose protein sequence is MSEIEVQKNNPLHGLKLEVLLTELVDHYGWEVLASVLKMHCFSSNPSIKSSLKFLRKTTWAREKTENFYLYKFKRLPRPSDEEFTIPPRDRIIPLNQRPGKPMVFSVEGRSERRSQPSVAPKVYRRDNLAEEQKPVDRARGSDKGFMSEKDSTGEKDSSSTKEKDTSSANSKVDPWAKWRE, encoded by the coding sequence ATGAGCGAGATAGAAGTACAAAAAAACAATCCTCTACACGGTTTGAAACTGGAGGTGTTGTTAACAGAGCTGGTCGATCATTATGGTTGGGAAGTGTTGGCATCGGTGCTGAAGATGCACTGTTTCAGCAGTAACCCTAGTATTAAGTCGAGCCTGAAATTCCTTCGTAAAACGACGTGGGCGCGGGAGAAAACCGAAAACTTTTACCTTTATAAGTTTAAGCGCCTGCCGAGACCGAGCGATGAGGAGTTTACCATTCCACCGCGCGATCGAATTATTCCTCTCAATCAGCGCCCGGGAAAACCGATGGTATTTAGCGTAGAGGGGCGGTCGGAGCGTCGATCACAGCCTTCTGTTGCTCCCAAGGTGTATCGTCGGGATAATCTTGCCGAGGAGCAGAAGCCCGTTGATCGAGCGCGAGGCAGCGATAAAGGTTTTATGAGCGAGAAAGACTCCACTGGAGAGAAAGATTCCAGCTCCACTAAAGAAAAAGACACTAGCAGCGCCAATAGTAAAGTCGACCCGTGGGCTAAGTGGCGGGAGTGA
- a CDS encoding carbon storage regulator: MMPLSLQRSINQSIVINGDIIITVRQSLFEGSVELQVSAPNNMRIDRAEIHKRREAEKGRSWRLPRLHRNPPMNDRYLAADKPAANKATTLFKGTTISFRRRRSQESSTSLSENCSTP, translated from the coding sequence ATGATGCCTTTATCATTACAGCGCAGTATCAACCAGTCCATCGTGATCAACGGCGACATCATCATCACCGTTCGGCAGTCACTGTTCGAAGGCAGTGTCGAGCTACAGGTTTCCGCCCCCAACAACATGCGTATCGATCGTGCCGAGATTCATAAGCGACGCGAGGCGGAAAAAGGCCGAAGCTGGCGACTACCTAGGCTTCACCGCAACCCGCCGATGAACGATCGCTACCTTGCGGCAGATAAACCTGCAGCGAACAAGGCTACGACGCTATTCAAAGGGACGACGATCAGCTTTAGGCGTCGGCGCAGCCAGGAATCATCAACAAGCCTTAGCGAAAACTGTAGTACGCCGTAA
- a CDS encoding FKBP-type peptidyl-prolyl cis-trans isomerase, with translation MKELVVTDTVIGQGKEVVKGALITTEYRGYLTDGSTFDSSYERGKPLQCVIGTGRMIKGWDQGLMGMRVGGKRQLFVPSHLAYGERKMGDAIPANADLNFEIELLEVLTRDD, from the coding sequence ATGAAAGAATTAGTGGTAACAGACACAGTAATAGGGCAAGGCAAAGAAGTCGTCAAAGGGGCACTCATCACCACAGAGTATCGCGGCTATCTCACCGATGGCAGCACCTTCGACTCTTCCTACGAACGCGGCAAGCCGTTGCAGTGTGTCATCGGAACCGGGCGCATGATTAAGGGCTGGGATCAAGGGCTCATGGGCATGAGGGTCGGCGGAAAACGACAGCTGTTTGTCCCCTCACACTTGGCCTACGGTGAAAGGAAGATGGGCGACGCCATCCCTGCCAACGCCGATCTAAATTTTGAAATCGAGTTACTGGAAGTACTCACCCGTGACGACTAA